A region from the Misgurnus anguillicaudatus chromosome 7, ASM2758022v2, whole genome shotgun sequence genome encodes:
- the LOC141348964 gene encoding transmembrane protein 229b isoform X1 produces the protein MNNTLNNITLQTKRRKMATMVTPEPLTALSRWYLYAIHGYFCEVMFTAAWEFVVNCNWKFPGVTSVWALFIYGTCILIVERMYLCLRDRCNVLLRCIIYTLWTYLWEFGTGFLLRQFNACPWDYSEFKYNFMGLITAEYAVPWFCASLIVERLVIRNTLRLRFDEVVEHGQDEEQSDRSGGGRRGATSSNGYVKVD, from the exons ATGAATAACACG CTTAACAACATCACACTTCAAACTAAAAGAAGGAAGATGGCAACCATGGTGACCCCCGAGCCACTCACAGCCCTCTCCCGATGGTACCTGTATGCCATCCATGGCTACTTCTGTGAAGTCATGTTCACGGCTGCCTGGGAGTTCGTGGTCAACTGCAACTGGAAGTTCCCAGGCGTAACAAGCGTATGGGCGCTCTTCATCTACGGCACGTGCATCTTGATTGTAGAGCGCATGTACCTTTGCCTGCGGGATCGCTGCAACGTGCTGCTCCGCTGCATTATTTACACATTATGGACTTACCTGTGGGAGTTCGGCACAGGGTTCCTGCTACGGCAGTTTAACGCGTGTCCCTGGGACTACTCTGagtttaaatataatttcatgggcCTAATAACAGCAGAGTACGCTGTGCCCTGGTTCTGCGCTTCCCTTATCGTCGAGCGCCTAGTGATACGCAACACGCTGCGGTTGCGCTTTGACGAAGTTGTCGAACACGGCCAGGACGAAGAGCAGTCGGATAGAAGTGGAGGAGGACGAAGAGGAGCCACCAGCTCCAATGGGTACGTAAAGGTGGACTGA
- the LOC141348964 gene encoding transmembrane protein 229b isoform X2 has protein sequence MATMVTPEPLTALSRWYLYAIHGYFCEVMFTAAWEFVVNCNWKFPGVTSVWALFIYGTCILIVERMYLCLRDRCNVLLRCIIYTLWTYLWEFGTGFLLRQFNACPWDYSEFKYNFMGLITAEYAVPWFCASLIVERLVIRNTLRLRFDEVVEHGQDEEQSDRSGGGRRGATSSNGYVKVD, from the coding sequence ATGGCAACCATGGTGACCCCCGAGCCACTCACAGCCCTCTCCCGATGGTACCTGTATGCCATCCATGGCTACTTCTGTGAAGTCATGTTCACGGCTGCCTGGGAGTTCGTGGTCAACTGCAACTGGAAGTTCCCAGGCGTAACAAGCGTATGGGCGCTCTTCATCTACGGCACGTGCATCTTGATTGTAGAGCGCATGTACCTTTGCCTGCGGGATCGCTGCAACGTGCTGCTCCGCTGCATTATTTACACATTATGGACTTACCTGTGGGAGTTCGGCACAGGGTTCCTGCTACGGCAGTTTAACGCGTGTCCCTGGGACTACTCTGagtttaaatataatttcatgggcCTAATAACAGCAGAGTACGCTGTGCCCTGGTTCTGCGCTTCCCTTATCGTCGAGCGCCTAGTGATACGCAACACGCTGCGGTTGCGCTTTGACGAAGTTGTCGAACACGGCCAGGACGAAGAGCAGTCGGATAGAAGTGGAGGAGGACGAAGAGGAGCCACCAGCTCCAATGGGTACGTAAAGGTGGACTGA